One Aphelocoma coerulescens isolate FSJ_1873_10779 chromosome 8, UR_Acoe_1.0, whole genome shotgun sequence genomic region harbors:
- the DIRAS3 gene encoding GTP-binding protein Di-Ras3, translating to MPEQSNDYRVVVFGAAGVGKSSLVLRFVRGTFRETYIPTIEDTYRQVISCDKSICTLQITDTTGSHQFPAMQRLSISKGHAFILVYSVTSRQSMEDLHPIFDEICQIKGDIQKIPIMLVGNKSDDTQRELDASEGQALASKWKCAFMETSAKMNYNVQELFQELLNLEQRRTISLQVDGKKSKQQKKKDKLQGKCSVM from the coding sequence ATGCCTGAGCAGAGCAATGATTACAGGGTGGTGGTGTTCGGAGCGGCGGGGGTCGGCAAAAGCTCCCTGGTCCTGCGCTTTGTAAGGGGCACTTTCAGGGAAACCTATATCCCCACCATCGAGGATACGTACCGGCAGGTGATCAGCTGTGACAAGAGCATCTGCACCCTGCAGATCACGGACACCACGGGCAGCCATCAGTTCCCTGCCATGCAGCGGCTGTCCATATCCAAAGGGCATGCCTTCATCTTGGTGTACTCCGTCACCAGCAGGCAATCCATGGAAGATCTTCACCCCATCTTCGATGAGATTTGTCAGATTAAAGGCGACATCCAGAAAATCCCGATAATGTTGGTGGGGAACAAAAGCGACGACACGCAGAGGGAGCTGGATGCCAGCGAGGGGCAAGCGCTGGCCAGCAAGTGGAAATGTGCCTTCATGGAGACGTCAGCCAAAATGAACTACAACGTGCAGGAGCTCTTCCAGGAGCTCTTGAatctggagcagaggagaacTATCAGTCTCCAGGTGGATGGAAAGAAAtccaaacagcagaaaaagaaagataaactGCAAGGCAAATGCTCTGTTATGTGA
- the GADD45A gene encoding growth arrest and DNA damage-inducible protein GADD45 alpha, translating to MTLEELPGERRAAGRMEQAGDALEEVLSKALSQRSLTLGVYEAAKLLNVDPDNVVLCLLAAEEEEAGDAALQIHFTLLRAFCCENDINILRVSNPARLAQLLLPAAGPDPPADLHCVLVTNPQASQWKDPALSQLMCFCRESRYLDQWVPVINLPER from the exons ATGACTCTGGAGGAGCTGCCCGGGGAGCGCCGCGCCGCCGGGAG GATGGAGCAGGCGGGGGACGCGCTCGAGGAGGTGCTGAGCAAGGCGCTGAGCCAGCGGAGCCTCACCCTCGGCGTCTACGAGGCGGCCAAGCTGCTCAACGT GGACCCCGATAACGTGGTGCTGTGCCTGCTGGcggccgaggaggaggaggcgggggaCGCGGCGCTGCAGATCCACTTCACTCTGCTGCGGGCCTTCTGCTGCGAGAACGACATCAACATCCTGCGCGTCAGCAACCCGGCGCGCCTggcgcagctgctgctgcccgccGCGGGCCCCGACCCGCCCGCGGACCTGCACTGCGTGCTCGTCACG AACCCGCAGGCCTCGCAGTGGAAGGATCCAGCGCTGAGTCAGCTGATGTGTTTCTGCCGGGAGAGCCGGTACCTGGACCAGTGGGTGCCGGTGATCAACCTCCCGGAGCGGTGA
- the GNG12 gene encoding guanine nucleotide-binding protein G(I)/G(S)/G(O) subunit gamma-12 yields MSGKTATTTNNIAQARRTVQQLRIEASIERIKVSKASADLMLYCEEHAKKDPLLMGIPASENPFKDKKTCILL; encoded by the exons ATGTCTGGCAAAACAGCCACCACGACCAACAACATCGCTCAGGCCCGCAGGaccgtgcagcagctcaggataGAAGCCTCCATAGAGAGGATAAAG GTGTCCAAAGCCTCGGCAGACCTCATGCTGTACTGTGAGGAGCACGCCAAGAAGGACCCGTTGCTCATGGGAATTCCAGCTTCTGAGAACCCTTTCAAGGACAAGAAAACCTGCATTTTGTTATAG